A genomic segment from Synchiropus splendidus isolate RoL2022-P1 chromosome 18, RoL_Sspl_1.0, whole genome shotgun sequence encodes:
- the sycp2 gene encoding synaptonemal complex protein 2 isoform X2, whose product MHSGTSGIIKKSPSQINLENSFSMAVRQDTQLEKVIEDVLKSGRLEELDGHLQNIFSDAKPVECSKNFVSKLDKLMRMALDRYDYKAATVCLNIIGEHGKHLHITGCGPGLSGIITQGLVKKMVQWFEKCRNLWINSGPCWNETMLCLCEDFSDTLLEVHGACDEGTSEVTESFLYLLGHLAVDTRIHILIRKYVLRKFNIILDKIPAALKKKKISSWEEASDIMLKLAAQMLDCGDYDFQTAQTESLCRMTSPNHRKELADEWFSIGHVAAAFMKIRNSEFEIDCRKFLNLVNGMQGDRRRVYSYPCLKTFLDHHELLMPEDDNLEEFWIDFNVGSRSISFYFSLAQSGQWDTFTVIENEVESYTVYEKGQRKVLQIRLSVVVHLGSVEGSSLSIHFCSTLDIQQAVCRVFGENKRKSFIAQNKSVVKTDICIQMVEDGSQTVAVVPESPMSHGESQNNSSPYRLDRTQLNTSEQCNASQQSLINTGDKYKTNVPVQMGRAELLTQHSQDCVIRDTQPNTGKNTSMRCRRQSISETISKPTQKMSSLPTLDFASASTNSITMEAEKQANESLQKQTRDCKSKEKNQTHAVAGNMVKIISKKQKAVSPLPATRPVSNTTWLSTFKVSEQCGRRSINKSRESFAKERDDVFTFKSEGRRTSVSNSMALPNSDRHKKGPQPKKNINKNLKGHLFSSSNTDHSLDVRWLKEPNKKQCVATYSRKLPIKSASHITADPQDRPQVSPKLETADSKKPAQQPNKRVKSAAAVETQHNTSRRPQRAAASCIKNYRETDTDDSQSASECSVDEETFRFSRRRKTKKPISPSSPPETVMDSPVSKKYCVDQPMNGVKNWEGERREWTLDSRKQSDSESCQKTLYSNEDMTQLQSLESGPCPGLFTSSDSEAEEIQESKFKSEGQVVSAGVDGEDDGYSFQGDVDVSDVSVKPQNLFQQPNLETKKLQMMELYHQQSLKIVQQHVSSISMLIHKDRIQRLDEFRQILQGEIQNLEENDLTLKTMEKDLNTYLKTQSTSFRSYNEREKKSNETLKTVLQGAMCQALQGEERIFTTQMGLLKKEMKSIQDRLMIEMEQEQIKSIKQDLYASIFSESEM is encoded by the exons ATGCATTCTGGAACTTCGGGCATAATTAAA AAAAGCCCATCTCAAATAAACCTTGAAAATAGTTTCAGCATGGCAGTCAGGCAAGATACACAG TTGGAGAAAGTGATTGAAGATGTGTTGAAGAGTGGAAGACTTGAGGAACTGGACGGACACCTGCAAAACATATTTAGTGACGCAAAACCGGTCGAATGCTCCAAAAACTTTGTATCAAAGTTGGACAAACTGATGCGCATG GCTTTAGACCGTTATGATTATAAAGCCGCCACTGTGTGCCTAAATATAATTGGTGAACATGGGAAACATCTGCACATCACTGGCTGTGGTCCAGGGCTGAGTGGAATCATAACTCAAGGCTTGGttaagaag ATGGTGCAGTGGTTTGAGAAATGCAGAAACCTCTGGATAAATAGTGGCCCATGCTGGAACGAAACCATGCTCTGCCTTTGTGAAGATTTCTCAGACACTTTACTG GAGGTACATGGAGCATGCGATGAAG GAACAAGTGAAGTCACAGAGTCCTTCTTGTATTTGCTCGGCCACTTGGCAGTAGATACCAGAATTCATATCCTGATCCGAAAATAT GTGTTGCGCAAGTTTAATATAATTCTGGACAAAATCCCAGCAGcactgaaaaagaagaaaatctcGTCATGGGAAGAAGCATCAGATATAAT GCTCAAGCTCGCTGCTCAGATGTTAGATTGTGGAG aCTATGACTTTCAGACTGCCCAGACGGAGTCGTTGTGCAGGATGACGTCTCCTAACCATAGGAAGGAGCTGGCAGATGAGTGGTTCAGCATTGGCCATGTGGCCGCTGCCTTCATGAAGATTCGCAACTCAGAGTTTGAGATT GATTGCCGGAAGTTCCTTAACTTGGTAAATGggatgcagggagacaggaggag AGTTTACTCCTATCCGTGTTTGAAGACTTTTCTGGACCACCATGAG TTGTTAATGCCAGAGGATGACAATCTTGAAGAATTCTGGATCGATTTCAACGTCGGCAGTCGCAGCATTTCATTTTACTTCAGTTTGGCTCAG AGTGGACAATGGGATACATTCACTGTCATTGAGAATGAGGTGGAAAGCTATACTGTTTATG AGAAGGGTCAAAGGAAGGTCTTACAAATTAGGCTGTCTGTGGTGGTGCATTTGGGTTCGGTGGAAGGATCGAGTCTTTCCATTCACTTCTGCTCAACATTAGACATCCAGCAGGCCGTGTGTAGAGTCTTTGGGGAAAATAAACGAAAG AGTTTCATTGCCCAGAACAAATCAGTAGTGAAAACTGACATATGCATTCAAATGGTAGAAGACGGCTCTCAG acGGTGGCTGTCGTCCCCGAGAGTCCAATGTCTCATGGCGAAAGTCAGAATAATTCATCTCCATATCGCCTTGACAGAACACAG TTGAACACATCTGAACAGTGCAACGCATCACAACAGTCGTTGATCAACACAGGCGACAAATACAAAACG AATGTTCCTGTCCAAATGGGCCGAGCTGAACTGCTGACTCAACATTCTCAGG ATTGTGTCATACGTGACACTCAGCCAAACACTGGAAAAAACAC ATCCATGAGATGCAGGAGACAGTCAATCTCTGAAACGATATCGAAGCCAACACAGAAAATGAGCTCACTGCCAACACTGG acTTTGCTTCTGCATCTACAAACTCTATTACTATGGAGGCTGAAAAACAGGCCAATGAAAGTCTACAGAAGCAAACCAGAGACTGCAAAAGTAAAGAGAAG AATCAGACGCATGCAGTTGCTGGCAACATGGTCAAGATAatctcaaaaaaacaaaaagctgtgAGTCCTCTTCCTGCGACCAG ACCAGTCTCAAATACAACTTGGTTGTCTACCTTCAAAGTAAGTGAGCAATGTGGAAGACGAAGCATAAATAAATCCAGAGAAAGCTTTGCGAAAGAAAG AGATGACGTTTTCACCTTCAAGTCTGAG GGGAGGAGAACGTCTGTCAGCAATTCCATGGCTTTACCAAACAG TGACCGTCACAAGAAAGGACCCCAGCCAAAGAAGAATATT AACAAGAATTTGAAAGGGCATTTATTTAGTAGCTCAAATACAGATCATTCCTTGGATGTCAGATGGCTGAAGGAACCGAATAAGAAGCAGTGTGTTGCCACATATTCCCGAAAGTTGCCCATCAAGTCGGCCTCTCATATAACTG CTGACCCTCAGGACAGACCCCAAGTATCCCCCAAACTG GAGACAGCGGACTCGAAGAAGCCAGCGCAGCAGCCAAACAAGCGTGTGAagtctgcagcagctgttgaAACACAGCACAACACCAGTCGGAGACCCCAGAGAGCTGCAGCCAGTTGCATCAAGAACTACAGAGAGACTGACACGGATGACAGCCAATCAGCATCAGAA TGCTCAGTGGATGAGGAGACATTCAGATTCAGCCGGAGGAGAAAGACAAAGAAACCCATCTCTCCCAGCAGCCCACCAGAGACAGTGATGGATTCTCCTGTTTCCAAG AAATATTGCGTTGATCAGCCGATGAATGGGGTGAAAAACTGGGAGGGCGAACGCAGAGAGTGGACATTGgacagcagaaaacaaagtgataGTGAAAGTTGCCAG AAAACGCTTTACTCCAATGAGGATATGACTCAGCTTCAATCCCTTGAATCAG GACCGTGCCCTGGACTGTTCACCTCCAGTGACTCAGAGGCAGAAGAGATACAGGAAAGCAAGTTCAAATCCGAA GGCCAGGTGGTGTCTGCAGGAGTTGATGGGGAAGATGACGGTTATTCATTTCAGGGTGATGTGGATGTGTCTGATGTCTCTGTAAAGCCACAGAACCTTTTCCAGCAACCCAACCTTGAAACCAAGAAGCTCCAG ATGATGGAGCTTTACCACCAGCAGTCACTTAAGATAGTCCAGCAAcatgtgtcctccatcagtatGCTGATTCACAAAGACAG AATTCAAAGGCTTGACGAATTCCGGCAGATTCTTCAAGGGGAGATCCAAAACCTGGAGGAAAATGACTTGACTCTGAAAACCATGGAGAAAGACCTAAAT ACATACTTGAAGACACAGTCGACATCATTTCGCTCTTATAATGAGCGAGAAAAAAAgag CAATgaaaccttgaaaactgtcctcCAGGGTGCCATGTGTCAGGCCTTGCAGGGCGAGGAGAGGATATTCACAACCCAG ATGGGCCTGTTAAAAAAGGAGATGAAGTCAATTCAGGACAGACTTATGATTGAGATG GAACAGGAACAAATTAAATCCATTAAGCAAGACTTGTATGCATCTATTTTCTCAGAGAGCGAAATGTAG
- the sycp2 gene encoding synaptonemal complex protein 2 isoform X1: MHSGTSGIIKKSPSQINLENSFSMAVRQDTQLEKVIEDVLKSGRLEELDGHLQNIFSDAKPVECSKNFVSKLDKLMRMALDRYDYKAATVCLNIIGEHGKHLHITGCGPGLSGIITQGLVKKMVQWFEKCRNLWINSGPCWNETMLCLCEDFSDTLLEVHGACDEGTSEVTESFLYLLGHLAVDTRIHILIRKYVLRKFNIILDKIPAALKKKKISSWEEASDIMLKLAAQMLDCGDYDFQTAQTESLCRMTSPNHRKELADEWFSIGHVAAAFMKIRNSEFEIDCRKFLNLVNGMQGDRRRVYSYPCLKTFLDHHELLMPEDDNLEEFWIDFNVGSRSISFYFSLAQSGQWDTFTVIENEVESYTVYEKGQRKVLQIRLSVVVHLGSVEGSSLSIHFCSTLDIQQAVCRVFGENKRKSFIAQNKSVVKTDICIQMVEDGSQTVAVVPESPMSHGESQNNSSPYRLDRTQLNTSEQCNASQQSLINTGDKYKTNVPVQMGRAELLTQHSQDCVIRDTQPNTGKNTSMRCRRQSISETISKPTQKMSSLPTLDFASASTNSITMEAEKQANESLQKQTRDCKSKEKNQTHAVAGNMVKIISKKQKAVSPLPATRPVSNTTWLSTFKVSEQCGRRSINKSRESFAKERDDVFTFKSEGRRTSVSNSMALPNSDRHKKGPQPKKNINKNLKGHLFSSSNTDHSLDVRWLKEPNKKQCVATYSRKLPIKSASHITADPQDRPQVSPKLETADSKKPAQQPNKRVKSAAAVETQHNTSRRPQRAAASCIKNYRETDTDDSQSASECSVDEETFRFSRRRKTKKPISPSSPPETVMDSPVSKKYCVDQPMNGVKNWEGERREWTLDSRKQSDSESCQKTLYSNEDMTQLQSLESGPCPGLFTSSDSEAEEIQESKFKSEASSKLRVKPRKLFNYVDNKLSVESEKGQVVSAGVDGEDDGYSFQGDVDVSDVSVKPQNLFQQPNLETKKLQMMELYHQQSLKIVQQHVSSISMLIHKDRIQRLDEFRQILQGEIQNLEENDLTLKTMEKDLNTYLKTQSTSFRSYNEREKKSNETLKTVLQGAMCQALQGEERIFTTQMGLLKKEMKSIQDRLMIEMEQEQIKSIKQDLYASIFSESEM, encoded by the exons ATGCATTCTGGAACTTCGGGCATAATTAAA AAAAGCCCATCTCAAATAAACCTTGAAAATAGTTTCAGCATGGCAGTCAGGCAAGATACACAG TTGGAGAAAGTGATTGAAGATGTGTTGAAGAGTGGAAGACTTGAGGAACTGGACGGACACCTGCAAAACATATTTAGTGACGCAAAACCGGTCGAATGCTCCAAAAACTTTGTATCAAAGTTGGACAAACTGATGCGCATG GCTTTAGACCGTTATGATTATAAAGCCGCCACTGTGTGCCTAAATATAATTGGTGAACATGGGAAACATCTGCACATCACTGGCTGTGGTCCAGGGCTGAGTGGAATCATAACTCAAGGCTTGGttaagaag ATGGTGCAGTGGTTTGAGAAATGCAGAAACCTCTGGATAAATAGTGGCCCATGCTGGAACGAAACCATGCTCTGCCTTTGTGAAGATTTCTCAGACACTTTACTG GAGGTACATGGAGCATGCGATGAAG GAACAAGTGAAGTCACAGAGTCCTTCTTGTATTTGCTCGGCCACTTGGCAGTAGATACCAGAATTCATATCCTGATCCGAAAATAT GTGTTGCGCAAGTTTAATATAATTCTGGACAAAATCCCAGCAGcactgaaaaagaagaaaatctcGTCATGGGAAGAAGCATCAGATATAAT GCTCAAGCTCGCTGCTCAGATGTTAGATTGTGGAG aCTATGACTTTCAGACTGCCCAGACGGAGTCGTTGTGCAGGATGACGTCTCCTAACCATAGGAAGGAGCTGGCAGATGAGTGGTTCAGCATTGGCCATGTGGCCGCTGCCTTCATGAAGATTCGCAACTCAGAGTTTGAGATT GATTGCCGGAAGTTCCTTAACTTGGTAAATGggatgcagggagacaggaggag AGTTTACTCCTATCCGTGTTTGAAGACTTTTCTGGACCACCATGAG TTGTTAATGCCAGAGGATGACAATCTTGAAGAATTCTGGATCGATTTCAACGTCGGCAGTCGCAGCATTTCATTTTACTTCAGTTTGGCTCAG AGTGGACAATGGGATACATTCACTGTCATTGAGAATGAGGTGGAAAGCTATACTGTTTATG AGAAGGGTCAAAGGAAGGTCTTACAAATTAGGCTGTCTGTGGTGGTGCATTTGGGTTCGGTGGAAGGATCGAGTCTTTCCATTCACTTCTGCTCAACATTAGACATCCAGCAGGCCGTGTGTAGAGTCTTTGGGGAAAATAAACGAAAG AGTTTCATTGCCCAGAACAAATCAGTAGTGAAAACTGACATATGCATTCAAATGGTAGAAGACGGCTCTCAG acGGTGGCTGTCGTCCCCGAGAGTCCAATGTCTCATGGCGAAAGTCAGAATAATTCATCTCCATATCGCCTTGACAGAACACAG TTGAACACATCTGAACAGTGCAACGCATCACAACAGTCGTTGATCAACACAGGCGACAAATACAAAACG AATGTTCCTGTCCAAATGGGCCGAGCTGAACTGCTGACTCAACATTCTCAGG ATTGTGTCATACGTGACACTCAGCCAAACACTGGAAAAAACAC ATCCATGAGATGCAGGAGACAGTCAATCTCTGAAACGATATCGAAGCCAACACAGAAAATGAGCTCACTGCCAACACTGG acTTTGCTTCTGCATCTACAAACTCTATTACTATGGAGGCTGAAAAACAGGCCAATGAAAGTCTACAGAAGCAAACCAGAGACTGCAAAAGTAAAGAGAAG AATCAGACGCATGCAGTTGCTGGCAACATGGTCAAGATAatctcaaaaaaacaaaaagctgtgAGTCCTCTTCCTGCGACCAG ACCAGTCTCAAATACAACTTGGTTGTCTACCTTCAAAGTAAGTGAGCAATGTGGAAGACGAAGCATAAATAAATCCAGAGAAAGCTTTGCGAAAGAAAG AGATGACGTTTTCACCTTCAAGTCTGAG GGGAGGAGAACGTCTGTCAGCAATTCCATGGCTTTACCAAACAG TGACCGTCACAAGAAAGGACCCCAGCCAAAGAAGAATATT AACAAGAATTTGAAAGGGCATTTATTTAGTAGCTCAAATACAGATCATTCCTTGGATGTCAGATGGCTGAAGGAACCGAATAAGAAGCAGTGTGTTGCCACATATTCCCGAAAGTTGCCCATCAAGTCGGCCTCTCATATAACTG CTGACCCTCAGGACAGACCCCAAGTATCCCCCAAACTG GAGACAGCGGACTCGAAGAAGCCAGCGCAGCAGCCAAACAAGCGTGTGAagtctgcagcagctgttgaAACACAGCACAACACCAGTCGGAGACCCCAGAGAGCTGCAGCCAGTTGCATCAAGAACTACAGAGAGACTGACACGGATGACAGCCAATCAGCATCAGAA TGCTCAGTGGATGAGGAGACATTCAGATTCAGCCGGAGGAGAAAGACAAAGAAACCCATCTCTCCCAGCAGCCCACCAGAGACAGTGATGGATTCTCCTGTTTCCAAG AAATATTGCGTTGATCAGCCGATGAATGGGGTGAAAAACTGGGAGGGCGAACGCAGAGAGTGGACATTGgacagcagaaaacaaagtgataGTGAAAGTTGCCAG AAAACGCTTTACTCCAATGAGGATATGACTCAGCTTCAATCCCTTGAATCAG GACCGTGCCCTGGACTGTTCACCTCCAGTGACTCAGAGGCAGAAGAGATACAGGAAAGCAAGTTCAAATCCGAAGCAAGTAGCAAACTGCGAGTAAAACCAAGAAAGCTGTTCAATTATGTAGATAACAAGCTGTCTGTCGAATCCGAGAAGGGCCAGGTGGTGTCTGCAGGAGTTGATGGGGAAGATGACGGTTATTCATTTCAGGGTGATGTGGATGTGTCTGATGTCTCTGTAAAGCCACAGAACCTTTTCCAGCAACCCAACCTTGAAACCAAGAAGCTCCAG ATGATGGAGCTTTACCACCAGCAGTCACTTAAGATAGTCCAGCAAcatgtgtcctccatcagtatGCTGATTCACAAAGACAG AATTCAAAGGCTTGACGAATTCCGGCAGATTCTTCAAGGGGAGATCCAAAACCTGGAGGAAAATGACTTGACTCTGAAAACCATGGAGAAAGACCTAAAT ACATACTTGAAGACACAGTCGACATCATTTCGCTCTTATAATGAGCGAGAAAAAAAgag CAATgaaaccttgaaaactgtcctcCAGGGTGCCATGTGTCAGGCCTTGCAGGGCGAGGAGAGGATATTCACAACCCAG ATGGGCCTGTTAAAAAAGGAGATGAAGTCAATTCAGGACAGACTTATGATTGAGATG GAACAGGAACAAATTAAATCCATTAAGCAAGACTTGTATGCATCTATTTTCTCAGAGAGCGAAATGTAG
- the sycp2 gene encoding synaptonemal complex protein 2 isoform X3, with the protein MHSGTSGIIKKSPSQINLENSFSMAVRQDTQLEKVIEDVLKSGRLEELDGHLQNIFSDAKPVECSKNFVSKLDKLMRMALDRYDYKAATVCLNIIGEHGKHLHITGCGPGLSGIITQGLVKKMVQWFEKCRNLWINSGPCWNETMLCLCEDFSDTLLEVHGACDEGTSEVTESFLYLLGHLAVDTRIHILIRKYVLRKFNIILDKIPAALKKKKISSWEEASDIMLKLAAQMLDCGDYDFQTAQTESLCRMTSPNHRKELADEWFSIGHVAAAFMKIRNSEFEIDCRKFLNLVNGMQGDRRRVYSYPCLKTFLDHHELLMPEDDNLEEFWIDFNVGSRSISFYFSLAQSGQWDTFTVIENEVESYTVYEKGQRKVLQIRLSVVVHLGSVEGSSLSIHFCSTLDIQQAVCRVFGENKRKSFIAQNKSVVKTDICIQMVEDGSQTVAVVPESPMSHGESQNNSSPYRLDRTQLNTSEQCNASQQSLINTGDKYKTNVPVQMGRAELLTQHSQDCVIRDTQPNTGKNTSMRCRRQSISETISKPTQKMSSLPTLDFASASTNSITMEAEKQANESLQKQTRDCKSKEKNQTHAVAGNMVKIISKKQKAVSPLPATRPVSNTTWLSTFKVSEQCGRRSINKSRESFAKERDDVFTFKSEGRRTSVSNSMALPNSDRHKKGPQPKKNINKNLKGHLFSSSNTDHSLDVRWLKEPNKKQCVATYSRKLPIKSASHITADPQDRPQVSPKLETADSKKPAQQPNKRVKSAAAVETQHNTSRRPQRAAASCIKNYRETDTDDSQSASECSVDEETFRFSRRRKTKKPISPSSPPETVMDSPVSKKYCVDQPMNGVKNWEGERREWTLDSRKQSDSESCQKTLYSNEDMTQLQSLESGPCPGLFTSSDSEAEEIQESKFKSEGDVDVSDVSVKPQNLFQQPNLETKKLQMMELYHQQSLKIVQQHVSSISMLIHKDRIQRLDEFRQILQGEIQNLEENDLTLKTMEKDLNTYLKTQSTSFRSYNEREKKSNETLKTVLQGAMCQALQGEERIFTTQMGLLKKEMKSIQDRLMIEMEQEQIKSIKQDLYASIFSESEM; encoded by the exons ATGCATTCTGGAACTTCGGGCATAATTAAA AAAAGCCCATCTCAAATAAACCTTGAAAATAGTTTCAGCATGGCAGTCAGGCAAGATACACAG TTGGAGAAAGTGATTGAAGATGTGTTGAAGAGTGGAAGACTTGAGGAACTGGACGGACACCTGCAAAACATATTTAGTGACGCAAAACCGGTCGAATGCTCCAAAAACTTTGTATCAAAGTTGGACAAACTGATGCGCATG GCTTTAGACCGTTATGATTATAAAGCCGCCACTGTGTGCCTAAATATAATTGGTGAACATGGGAAACATCTGCACATCACTGGCTGTGGTCCAGGGCTGAGTGGAATCATAACTCAAGGCTTGGttaagaag ATGGTGCAGTGGTTTGAGAAATGCAGAAACCTCTGGATAAATAGTGGCCCATGCTGGAACGAAACCATGCTCTGCCTTTGTGAAGATTTCTCAGACACTTTACTG GAGGTACATGGAGCATGCGATGAAG GAACAAGTGAAGTCACAGAGTCCTTCTTGTATTTGCTCGGCCACTTGGCAGTAGATACCAGAATTCATATCCTGATCCGAAAATAT GTGTTGCGCAAGTTTAATATAATTCTGGACAAAATCCCAGCAGcactgaaaaagaagaaaatctcGTCATGGGAAGAAGCATCAGATATAAT GCTCAAGCTCGCTGCTCAGATGTTAGATTGTGGAG aCTATGACTTTCAGACTGCCCAGACGGAGTCGTTGTGCAGGATGACGTCTCCTAACCATAGGAAGGAGCTGGCAGATGAGTGGTTCAGCATTGGCCATGTGGCCGCTGCCTTCATGAAGATTCGCAACTCAGAGTTTGAGATT GATTGCCGGAAGTTCCTTAACTTGGTAAATGggatgcagggagacaggaggag AGTTTACTCCTATCCGTGTTTGAAGACTTTTCTGGACCACCATGAG TTGTTAATGCCAGAGGATGACAATCTTGAAGAATTCTGGATCGATTTCAACGTCGGCAGTCGCAGCATTTCATTTTACTTCAGTTTGGCTCAG AGTGGACAATGGGATACATTCACTGTCATTGAGAATGAGGTGGAAAGCTATACTGTTTATG AGAAGGGTCAAAGGAAGGTCTTACAAATTAGGCTGTCTGTGGTGGTGCATTTGGGTTCGGTGGAAGGATCGAGTCTTTCCATTCACTTCTGCTCAACATTAGACATCCAGCAGGCCGTGTGTAGAGTCTTTGGGGAAAATAAACGAAAG AGTTTCATTGCCCAGAACAAATCAGTAGTGAAAACTGACATATGCATTCAAATGGTAGAAGACGGCTCTCAG acGGTGGCTGTCGTCCCCGAGAGTCCAATGTCTCATGGCGAAAGTCAGAATAATTCATCTCCATATCGCCTTGACAGAACACAG TTGAACACATCTGAACAGTGCAACGCATCACAACAGTCGTTGATCAACACAGGCGACAAATACAAAACG AATGTTCCTGTCCAAATGGGCCGAGCTGAACTGCTGACTCAACATTCTCAGG ATTGTGTCATACGTGACACTCAGCCAAACACTGGAAAAAACAC ATCCATGAGATGCAGGAGACAGTCAATCTCTGAAACGATATCGAAGCCAACACAGAAAATGAGCTCACTGCCAACACTGG acTTTGCTTCTGCATCTACAAACTCTATTACTATGGAGGCTGAAAAACAGGCCAATGAAAGTCTACAGAAGCAAACCAGAGACTGCAAAAGTAAAGAGAAG AATCAGACGCATGCAGTTGCTGGCAACATGGTCAAGATAatctcaaaaaaacaaaaagctgtgAGTCCTCTTCCTGCGACCAG ACCAGTCTCAAATACAACTTGGTTGTCTACCTTCAAAGTAAGTGAGCAATGTGGAAGACGAAGCATAAATAAATCCAGAGAAAGCTTTGCGAAAGAAAG AGATGACGTTTTCACCTTCAAGTCTGAG GGGAGGAGAACGTCTGTCAGCAATTCCATGGCTTTACCAAACAG TGACCGTCACAAGAAAGGACCCCAGCCAAAGAAGAATATT AACAAGAATTTGAAAGGGCATTTATTTAGTAGCTCAAATACAGATCATTCCTTGGATGTCAGATGGCTGAAGGAACCGAATAAGAAGCAGTGTGTTGCCACATATTCCCGAAAGTTGCCCATCAAGTCGGCCTCTCATATAACTG CTGACCCTCAGGACAGACCCCAAGTATCCCCCAAACTG GAGACAGCGGACTCGAAGAAGCCAGCGCAGCAGCCAAACAAGCGTGTGAagtctgcagcagctgttgaAACACAGCACAACACCAGTCGGAGACCCCAGAGAGCTGCAGCCAGTTGCATCAAGAACTACAGAGAGACTGACACGGATGACAGCCAATCAGCATCAGAA TGCTCAGTGGATGAGGAGACATTCAGATTCAGCCGGAGGAGAAAGACAAAGAAACCCATCTCTCCCAGCAGCCCACCAGAGACAGTGATGGATTCTCCTGTTTCCAAG AAATATTGCGTTGATCAGCCGATGAATGGGGTGAAAAACTGGGAGGGCGAACGCAGAGAGTGGACATTGgacagcagaaaacaaagtgataGTGAAAGTTGCCAG AAAACGCTTTACTCCAATGAGGATATGACTCAGCTTCAATCCCTTGAATCAG GACCGTGCCCTGGACTGTTCACCTCCAGTGACTCAGAGGCAGAAGAGATACAGGAAAGCAAGTTCAAATCCGAA GGTGATGTGGATGTGTCTGATGTCTCTGTAAAGCCACAGAACCTTTTCCAGCAACCCAACCTTGAAACCAAGAAGCTCCAG ATGATGGAGCTTTACCACCAGCAGTCACTTAAGATAGTCCAGCAAcatgtgtcctccatcagtatGCTGATTCACAAAGACAG AATTCAAAGGCTTGACGAATTCCGGCAGATTCTTCAAGGGGAGATCCAAAACCTGGAGGAAAATGACTTGACTCTGAAAACCATGGAGAAAGACCTAAAT ACATACTTGAAGACACAGTCGACATCATTTCGCTCTTATAATGAGCGAGAAAAAAAgag CAATgaaaccttgaaaactgtcctcCAGGGTGCCATGTGTCAGGCCTTGCAGGGCGAGGAGAGGATATTCACAACCCAG ATGGGCCTGTTAAAAAAGGAGATGAAGTCAATTCAGGACAGACTTATGATTGAGATG GAACAGGAACAAATTAAATCCATTAAGCAAGACTTGTATGCATCTATTTTCTCAGAGAGCGAAATGTAG